One Engraulis encrasicolus isolate BLACKSEA-1 chromosome 5, IST_EnEncr_1.0, whole genome shotgun sequence DNA segment encodes these proteins:
- the LOC134449835 gene encoding E3 ubiquitin-protein ligase NEURL3-like — MTRTEKGEHICGRACLGPLTFHPRAVGKDITLSHGNLRASRDLETFQNGLVFSSRPIRVKEKVTVKVERTLRAWEGAMRVGFTNVCPTTGPLPSLAVPDLTSRPGYAALPVPTDDCTPGIMVTFWMASTGQLCFKTSTGKQGCEETSLNLSQPLWAIFDVYGQTTTILLLGSGRRHLFKRTLSCPIPHSTFECRYEKTPPPLQRRTEMTQKKLKEHPEVQRNNTPFTPGTSPEDLCVVCLVSEARLAPRCGHRCLCLPCANRVFAEFGTCPLCRQKL, encoded by the exons ATGACCAGGACCGAGAAGG GTGAGCACATCTGTGGACGTGCCTGTCTGGGCCCACTAACCTTCCACCCTAGAGCCGTGGGCAAGGATATCACCCTCAGCCATGGAAACCTCAGGGCCTCCAGAGACTTGGAGACCTTCCAGAACGGCCTGGTGTTCAGCAGCCGCCCAATCAGGGTAAAAGAGAAGGTGACGGTCAAGGTGGAGCGAACCCTTCGTGCCTGGGAAGGTGCCATGAGGGTAGGCTTCACCAACGTGTGCCCAACCACTGGCCCACTACCATCGCTTGCTGTGCCCGACCTGACAAGTAGGCCTGGGTACGCTGCCCTGCCAGTGCCCACAGATGACTGCACACCTGGCATCATGGTCACCTTCTGGATGGCTTCAACTGGTCAGCTGTGTTTTAAGACATCCACTGGAAAACAAGGCTGTGAGGAGACCTCTCTGAACCTTAGTCAACCCCTCTGGGCCATCTTTGATGTCTACGGGCAAACCACCACAATACTCCTTCTCG GCTCTGGAAGACGCCATTTGTTCAAAAGAACATTGTCCTGCCCTATTCCTCATAGCACGTTTGAATGTAGATATGAGAAGACCCCTCCTCCATTGCAGAGAAGGACTGAGATGACTCAGAAGAAACTAAAGGAACACCCAGAGGTCCAAAGGAACAACACCCCTTTCACACCAG GGACCAGTCCAGAAGACTTGTGCGTGGTGTGTCTGGTGAGCGAGGCTCGTCTGGCCCCCCGCTGTGGACATCGCTGCCTGTGCCTCCCATGTGCTAACAGGGTGTTCGCTGAGTTCGGGACATGTCCACTATGTCGGCAGAAGCTGTAA